In Janthinobacterium rivuli, a single genomic region encodes these proteins:
- a CDS encoding glutamate synthase subunit beta: protein MGKITGFMEFKRQDEHYLEPAARLKNYKEFVLHLSDAQATVQGARCMDCGIPFCTTGCPVNNIIPDWNDLVYRGAYREALDILHSTNNFPEFTGRICPAPCESACTLGIHEDPVGIKSIEHKIIDMGWEHGWVTPQPAGFSTGKKVAIVGSGPAGLAAAQQLARAGHAVTVFEKSDRVGGLLRYGIPDFKMEKSHIDLRVKQMEAEGVVFRTSVLVGKDFPAHVNNWAKETIFPEDLEKEFDAVIMAGGAEQPRDLPVPGRELKGVHFAMDFLPLQNKVNAGDKLKDQIKATGKHVVVIGGGDTGSDCVGTSNRHGAASVAQFELMPQPPEQENKPLVWPYWPTKLRTSSSHEEGCERDWAVATKRFEGKGGKVEKLIACRVEWKDGKMSEVPNSEFEMKADLVFLAMGFVSPVQQVLEAFGVDTDARGNVKATTDGAGCYQTSVPKVFAAGDMRRGQSLVVWAIREGRQCARAVDEFLMGASLLPR, encoded by the coding sequence GTGGGTAAAATTACCGGCTTCATGGAATTCAAGCGCCAGGACGAACACTATCTGGAGCCTGCCGCGCGCCTGAAGAACTACAAGGAATTCGTGCTGCACCTGTCGGACGCGCAAGCGACGGTGCAGGGCGCGCGCTGCATGGATTGCGGCATTCCCTTCTGCACCACGGGTTGCCCCGTGAATAACATCATTCCTGACTGGAATGACCTGGTGTACCGCGGCGCCTACCGCGAAGCGCTCGACATTTTGCATTCGACCAATAACTTCCCGGAATTTACGGGCCGCATCTGCCCGGCGCCATGTGAATCGGCCTGCACCCTGGGCATCCACGAAGATCCGGTTGGCATCAAGTCGATCGAACATAAAATCATCGACATGGGCTGGGAACACGGCTGGGTCACGCCGCAGCCGGCGGGATTCAGCACCGGCAAGAAAGTGGCCATCGTCGGTTCCGGTCCTGCCGGCCTGGCGGCGGCGCAGCAGCTGGCGCGCGCCGGCCATGCCGTCACCGTGTTTGAAAAGAGCGACCGGGTCGGTGGTTTGCTGCGTTACGGCATCCCCGACTTCAAGATGGAAAAGTCGCACATCGACCTGCGCGTGAAACAGATGGAAGCCGAAGGCGTCGTGTTCCGCACTAGCGTGCTGGTGGGCAAGGATTTCCCGGCCCACGTGAATAACTGGGCCAAGGAAACCATTTTCCCGGAAGACCTGGAAAAGGAATTCGACGCCGTCATCATGGCCGGCGGCGCCGAGCAGCCGCGCGACTTGCCCGTGCCGGGTCGCGAGCTGAAGGGCGTGCACTTCGCCATGGATTTCCTGCCGCTGCAAAACAAGGTCAACGCGGGCGACAAGCTCAAGGACCAGATCAAGGCCACGGGCAAGCACGTGGTGGTGATCGGCGGCGGTGACACGGGTTCCGACTGCGTCGGCACCTCGAACCGCCATGGCGCCGCCTCGGTGGCCCAGTTCGAACTGATGCCGCAGCCGCCGGAACAGGAAAACAAGCCGCTCGTCTGGCCATACTGGCCGACCAAGCTGCGCACCTCGTCCTCGCACGAGGAAGGCTGCGAGCGCGACTGGGCCGTGGCCACCAAGCGTTTCGAAGGCAAGGGCGGCAAGGTGGAAAAGCTGATCGCCTGCAGAGTCGAGTGGAAAGACGGCAAGATGAGCGAAGTGCCGAACTCGGAATTCGAGATGAAGGCGGACCTGGTCTTCCTGGCCATGGGTTTTGTTTCACCAGTGCAACAAGTGCTGGAAGCGTTCGGCGTCGATACGGATGCGCGCGGCAATGTCAAGGCGACAACGGATGGCGCCGGCTGCTACCAGACCTCGGTGCCGAAAGTCTTTGCGGCCGGCGACATGCGCCGTGGCCAGTCGCTGGTGGTCTGGGCCATCCGCGAAGGGCGTCAATGCGCGCGCGCCGTCGATGAGTTCCTGATGGGCGCATCCTTGCTGCCACGTTAA
- a CDS encoding response regulator transcription factor, with protein MTKILIVEDNLDYAEDMAEFLVELEHEVHITSSAGGMWTALSHGNVGVVVLDLGLPDEDGFNVIPRMRQLYPQIGVLVLTGRVAFDSRILGLRLGADHYLTKPIKFPELAAHIEALDRRVGPQDPVPEPGKWTLKVSARQLELMGAVIALTEKEFNFLHLLTINTRPVPRDVIVAGMGGEDPDAGRRVDMLVYRLRKKAKTGLGQDLPLRSAYGEGYSLSASFNLS; from the coding sequence ATGACGAAAATACTGATCGTCGAAGACAATCTCGACTACGCCGAAGACATGGCGGAGTTCCTCGTAGAGCTCGAACACGAAGTCCATATCACCAGCTCCGCTGGCGGCATGTGGACCGCGTTGAGTCATGGCAATGTCGGCGTGGTCGTACTGGACCTGGGCTTGCCTGATGAAGATGGTTTCAACGTCATCCCCCGCATGCGCCAGCTGTATCCGCAAATCGGCGTGCTGGTGCTGACGGGGCGTGTCGCTTTCGACAGCCGCATCCTCGGCTTGCGCCTCGGTGCCGACCACTATCTGACCAAGCCGATCAAATTCCCCGAACTGGCTGCCCACATCGAGGCGCTCGACCGCCGCGTCGGTCCGCAAGATCCCGTACCCGAGCCAGGCAAGTGGACCTTGAAAGTAAGCGCTCGCCAACTTGAGCTGATGGGCGCCGTGATCGCCCTGACGGAGAAGGAATTTAACTTCCTGCACCTGCTCACCATCAACACCCGCCCCGTGCCGCGCGACGTCATCGTGGCCGGCATGGGCGGCGAAGATCCCGATGCGGGCCGGCGGGTCGACATGCTCGTGTACCGCCTGCGCAAGAAAGCCAAGACGGGCCTGGGCCAGGATTTGCCGCTGCGCAGCGCGTATGGCGAGGGCTACAGCCTGTCGGCCAGTTTCAACCTGTCCTGA
- a CDS encoding ABC transporter ATP-binding protein, translating to MPNLVEIRDLHFAYGERSILSGLQMDFPRGKVVAVMGGSGSGKTTVLRLIGGQLRPSSGSVNVDGQIVHTLGTDELYQLRRKMGMLFQHGALFTDLTAFENVAFPLREHTDLNEELIRTLVLMKLHAVGLRNAAQLKPAEISGGMGRRVALARAIALDPELIMYDEPFAGLDPISMGVTANLIRNLNDALGSTSILVSHDVKECFAIADYVYFLSSGKIVAHGTPAEMAVSTHPYVKQFVNAEADGPVPFHYPGKSLADDLGLQTGAGR from the coding sequence GTGCCAAATCTTGTTGAGATCCGTGATTTACACTTTGCCTATGGAGAACGTTCGATTTTATCGGGCCTTCAAATGGATTTCCCACGTGGAAAAGTTGTGGCCGTCATGGGTGGCTCCGGCAGTGGCAAGACGACCGTACTGCGCCTGATCGGCGGGCAGTTGCGCCCCAGTTCCGGTTCCGTGAATGTGGACGGCCAGATCGTGCATACCTTGGGAACCGACGAGCTATACCAGCTGCGCCGCAAGATGGGCATGCTGTTCCAGCACGGCGCCCTGTTTACGGACTTGACGGCGTTCGAGAACGTGGCGTTCCCTCTGCGCGAACACACGGACTTGAATGAAGAGCTGATCCGCACCCTGGTGTTGATGAAGCTGCACGCCGTGGGACTGCGCAATGCGGCGCAATTGAAGCCGGCCGAGATCTCGGGCGGCATGGGCCGCCGCGTCGCGCTGGCGCGCGCCATCGCGCTCGACCCCGAACTGATCATGTACGACGAGCCGTTCGCCGGCCTGGACCCGATTTCCATGGGCGTGACGGCCAATTTGATCCGCAATTTGAACGATGCGCTGGGCTCCACGTCTATCCTGGTATCGCACGATGTGAAGGAGTGTTTCGCCATCGCTGATTACGTCTATTTTCTGTCATCGGGCAAGATCGTGGCGCACGGCACGCCGGCCGAGATGGCCGTGTCGACGCATCCCTACGTCAAGCAGTTCGTCAATGCCGAGGCCGATGGCCCCGTTCCCTTCCACTATCCGGGCAAGTCGCTGGCCGACGACCTGGGTCTGCAGACGGGGGCCGGCCGATGA
- a CDS encoding glutamate synthase-related protein: MKAQGLYDPANEHDACGVGFVAHIKGNKTHSIVEQGLLILKNLDHRGAVGADALMGDGAGILIQIPDQYYREEMAKQGVELPPPGEYGVGMVFLPKEHASRIACEQEIERAVRIEGQVVLGWRNVPIDTDMPMSPTVRAKEPVIRQIFIGRGPDIMVTDALERKLYVIRKSSGHAIQALKLLHGKEFFVPSMSARTIVYKGLLLADQVGVYYKDLQDARCISALALVHQRFSTNTFPEWPLAHPYRLIAHNGEINTVKGNFNWMRAREGVMKSAVLGDDLQKLFPLIYEGQSDTACFDNALELLLMAGYPIAQAMMMMIPEAWENHTTMDDNRRAFYEYHAAMMEPWDGPAAMAFTDGRHIGGTLDRNGLRPARYIVTDDDLVVMASESGVLPIPESKIIQKWRLQPGKMFLIDLEAGRIIDDQELKNTYANAKPYKAWINSVRIKLDEIKMAEGQAKLDRAQGEKEQPSLLDRQQAFGYTQEDLKFLMAPMAVAGEEATGSMGNDSPLAVMSNKLKPLYNYFKQLFAQVTNPPIDPIREAMVMSLVSFIGPKPNLLDTNNVNPPMRLEVAQPVLGFDDMARLRNISAHTGGKFKSYELDICYPLAWGKEGVEACLASLCAEAVDAVKSGHNILIVSDRAICADQVAIPALLATSTVHQHLVSKGLRASTGLVVETGSARETHHFALLAGYGAEAVHPYLAMETLAEMAHGLPGDLSGDKAIYNYTKAVGKGLMKVMSKMGISTYMSYCGAQIFEAIGLNKSLVDKYFKGTASNVEGIGVFEVAEEALRLHALAFGNDPVLSDKLDAGGEYAFRVRGEDHMWTPDAIAKLQHSTRSNNFSSYKEYAQIINDQSRRHLTLRGLFEFKLDPTKAIPLDEVEPAKEIVKRFATGAMSLGSISTEAHATLAVAMNRIGGKSNTGEGGEDPNRYTQELKGIPIRQGDTMASIVGAEQIVVDIPLQEGDSMRSRIKQVASGRFGVTAAYLNSADQIQIKMAQGAKPGEGGQLPGHKVSEYIASLRFSVPGVGLISPPPHHDIYSIEDLAQLIHDLKNANPRASISVKLVSEVGIGTVAAGVTKAKADHVVVAGHDGGTGASPLSSVKHAGTPWELGLAETQQTLVLNGLRSRIRVQADGQMKTGRDVVIAALLGADEIGFATAPLVVEGCIMMRKCHLNTCPVGVATQDPVLRAKFSGKPEYVVNYFFFVAEEARQLMAQLGIRTYDELIGRVDLLDKSKAISHWKAQGLDFSAIFYKPETPDGQACRHVEFQDHALEKALDHKLIAQARAALEKGERVSFISPVRNLNRTVGTMLSGEVAKKYGHAGLPDDTIHIQLQGTAGQSACAFLAHGITIDLVGEGNDYVGKGLSGGRIIVRPNTEFRGWAVDNIIIGNTVLYGAIAGEAFFNGVAGERFAVRNSGATTVVEGLGDHGCEYMTGGTVVVLGNTGRNFAAGMSGGIAYVYDPAGDFASKCNTAMVSLDKVVSAAEQHLDRDAWHTQHRDGVPEADEVILKRLIERHFKHTGSTRARVLLDDWAAARGKFVKVFPNEYKRALIEMAADAAMEVQAVAA, encoded by the coding sequence ATGAAAGCGCAAGGCCTGTACGACCCAGCCAATGAACACGATGCCTGCGGCGTCGGTTTCGTCGCCCATATCAAGGGCAACAAGACCCATTCGATCGTCGAACAGGGTTTGCTGATTCTGAAAAACCTCGATCACCGGGGCGCCGTGGGCGCCGATGCGCTGATGGGCGATGGCGCTGGCATCCTAATCCAGATTCCTGACCAGTACTACCGCGAAGAAATGGCCAAGCAGGGCGTGGAATTGCCGCCGCCTGGCGAATACGGCGTGGGCATGGTCTTCCTGCCGAAGGAACACGCATCGCGCATCGCTTGCGAACAGGAAATCGAACGCGCCGTGCGCATCGAGGGACAAGTCGTGCTGGGCTGGCGCAACGTGCCCATCGATACGGACATGCCGATGTCGCCCACCGTGCGCGCCAAAGAGCCCGTCATCCGCCAGATCTTCATCGGCCGCGGTCCGGACATCATGGTCACCGACGCGCTTGAGCGCAAACTGTATGTGATCCGCAAATCGTCGGGCCACGCCATCCAGGCCTTGAAACTGCTGCACGGCAAGGAATTCTTCGTGCCGTCGATGTCGGCGCGCACCATCGTCTACAAAGGCTTGCTGCTGGCCGACCAGGTCGGCGTGTACTACAAGGACTTGCAGGATGCGCGCTGCATCTCGGCCCTGGCCCTCGTGCACCAGCGTTTCTCGACGAATACTTTCCCGGAGTGGCCGCTGGCCCACCCGTACCGCCTGATCGCGCACAATGGCGAGATCAACACCGTCAAAGGCAACTTCAACTGGATGCGCGCGCGCGAAGGCGTCATGAAGTCGGCCGTGCTGGGCGACGACCTGCAAAAACTCTTCCCCCTGATCTATGAAGGCCAGTCCGACACGGCGTGCTTCGACAATGCGCTGGAACTGCTGCTGATGGCCGGCTATCCGATCGCCCAGGCGATGATGATGATGATTCCGGAAGCGTGGGAAAACCACACGACGATGGATGACAACCGCCGCGCCTTCTATGAATACCACGCCGCCATGATGGAACCGTGGGATGGCCCTGCCGCCATGGCGTTTACGGATGGCCGCCACATCGGCGGCACCCTGGACCGCAACGGCTTGCGTCCCGCGCGCTACATCGTCACGGACGACGACCTGGTGGTGATGGCGTCGGAATCGGGCGTGCTGCCGATCCCTGAGTCGAAAATCATCCAGAAATGGCGTTTGCAGCCTGGCAAAATGTTCCTGATCGACCTGGAAGCGGGCCGCATCATCGACGACCAGGAACTGAAAAACACCTACGCCAACGCCAAGCCGTATAAAGCGTGGATCAACTCGGTGCGCATCAAGCTCGACGAGATCAAGATGGCCGAAGGTCAAGCCAAGCTGGACCGCGCGCAAGGCGAAAAAGAGCAGCCATCGTTGCTGGACCGCCAGCAAGCGTTCGGTTATACCCAGGAAGACTTGAAATTCCTCATGGCGCCAATGGCCGTGGCCGGCGAAGAGGCGACAGGTTCGATGGGCAATGACTCGCCGCTGGCCGTCATGTCGAACAAGTTGAAACCGCTGTATAACTACTTCAAGCAGTTGTTCGCGCAAGTGACGAATCCGCCGATCGACCCGATCCGCGAAGCGATGGTGATGTCGCTCGTGTCCTTCATCGGCCCGAAACCGAACTTGCTCGATACGAACAACGTCAACCCGCCGATGCGCCTGGAAGTGGCGCAGCCCGTGCTGGGCTTTGACGACATGGCCCGTTTGCGCAACATCAGCGCCCACACGGGCGGCAAGTTCAAGTCCTACGAACTGGACATCTGCTACCCGCTGGCCTGGGGCAAGGAAGGCGTGGAAGCCTGCCTGGCTTCGCTGTGCGCGGAAGCCGTCGATGCCGTGAAATCCGGCCACAACATCCTGATCGTCTCGGACCGCGCCATTTGCGCGGACCAGGTGGCGATCCCTGCGCTGCTGGCCACCTCGACCGTGCACCAGCACTTGGTGAGCAAGGGCTTGCGCGCCTCCACCGGCCTCGTCGTGGAAACGGGCTCCGCCCGCGAAACGCACCACTTCGCCTTGCTGGCCGGCTACGGCGCGGAAGCCGTCCACCCGTACCTGGCCATGGAAACCCTGGCCGAGATGGCGCACGGCTTGCCGGGCGACTTGTCGGGTGACAAAGCCATCTACAACTACACCAAGGCAGTGGGTAAAGGCTTGATGAAGGTCATGTCGAAGATGGGCATTTCGACCTACATGTCGTACTGCGGCGCGCAAATCTTCGAAGCCATCGGCCTGAACAAGTCGCTGGTCGACAAATACTTCAAGGGCACGGCCTCGAACGTGGAAGGCATCGGCGTGTTTGAAGTGGCGGAAGAAGCGCTGCGCCTGCACGCGCTGGCTTTCGGCAACGATCCCGTGCTGTCCGACAAGCTCGACGCGGGCGGCGAATATGCATTCCGCGTGCGCGGCGAAGACCATATGTGGACGCCGGACGCGATTGCCAAGCTGCAGCATTCCACGCGCAGCAACAATTTCTCCAGTTACAAAGAATATGCGCAAATCATCAACGACCAGAGCCGTCGCCACCTGACCCTGCGCGGCCTGTTCGAGTTCAAGCTCGACCCGACCAAGGCCATCCCGCTCGATGAAGTGGAACCGGCCAAGGAAATCGTCAAGCGTTTTGCTACCGGCGCCATGTCGCTCGGCTCGATCAGCACGGAAGCGCACGCGACGCTTGCGGTGGCCATGAACCGCATCGGCGGCAAGTCGAACACGGGCGAGGGCGGCGAAGATCCGAACCGCTACACGCAGGAATTGAAGGGCATCCCGATCCGCCAGGGCGACACCATGGCGTCCATCGTGGGCGCCGAGCAGATCGTCGTCGATATTCCGCTGCAGGAAGGCGATTCCATGCGTTCGCGCATCAAGCAGGTGGCGTCGGGACGTTTCGGCGTCACGGCCGCCTACCTGAACTCGGCCGACCAGATCCAGATCAAGATGGCGCAGGGCGCCAAACCGGGCGAAGGCGGCCAGTTACCTGGCCATAAAGTGTCGGAATACATCGCCAGCCTGCGCTTTTCCGTGCCGGGCGTGGGCCTGATTTCGCCGCCGCCGCACCACGATATCTATTCCATCGAAGATCTGGCGCAGCTGATCCATGACTTGAAGAACGCCAATCCGCGCGCCTCGATTTCCGTCAAACTGGTGTCGGAAGTGGGTATCGGCACGGTGGCCGCCGGCGTGACCAAGGCGAAAGCCGACCACGTGGTCGTTGCCGGCCATGACGGCGGCACGGGCGCCTCGCCATTGTCGTCCGTGAAGCATGCGGGCACGCCGTGGGAGCTGGGTCTGGCCGAAACGCAACAAACCTTGGTCTTGAACGGCTTGCGCAGCCGTATCCGCGTGCAGGCCGACGGCCAGATGAAGACGGGCCGCGACGTGGTCATCGCCGCCCTGCTGGGCGCCGACGAGATCGGTTTCGCCACGGCGCCGCTGGTGGTCGAAGGCTGCATCATGATGCGCAAATGCCATTTGAACACGTGCCCGGTGGGCGTGGCCACGCAAGATCCGGTGCTGCGCGCCAAGTTCTCGGGCAAACCCGAGTATGTCGTCAATTACTTCTTCTTCGTTGCCGAAGAAGCCCGTCAATTGATGGCACAGCTGGGCATCCGCACGTATGATGAACTGATCGGCCGTGTGGACTTGCTGGACAAATCGAAGGCGATTTCGCACTGGAAGGCGCAAGGCCTGGACTTCTCGGCCATCTTCTACAAGCCGGAAACCCCGGATGGCCAAGCCTGCCGCCACGTGGAATTCCAGGACCATGCGCTGGAAAAGGCGCTCGATCACAAGCTGATCGCGCAAGCGCGCGCGGCGCTGGAAAAGGGCGAGCGCGTCTCCTTCATCTCGCCCGTGCGCAACCTGAACCGCACGGTGGGCACCATGCTGTCCGGCGAAGTGGCGAAGAAATACGGTCACGCCGGCTTGCCGGACGACACCATCCACATTCAATTGCAAGGCACGGCGGGCCAGTCGGCCTGCGCCTTCCTGGCGCACGGCATCACGATCGACCTGGTGGGTGAAGGCAACGATTACGTGGGCAAGGGCTTGTCGGGTGGGCGCATCATCGTGCGGCCCAATACCGAGTTCCGCGGCTGGGCCGTGGACAACATCATCATCGGCAATACGGTGCTGTACGGCGCCATCGCCGGCGAAGCGTTCTTCAATGGCGTGGCCGGTGAACGCTTTGCCGTGCGCAACTCGGGCGCCACCACGGTGGTCGAGGGCCTGGGCGACCATGGCTGCGAATACATGACGGGCGGCACGGTGGTGGTGCTGGGCAACACGGGACGCAACTTCGCGGCCGGCATGTCGGGCGGCATCGCCTATGTATATGACCCGGCCGGCGACTTTGCCAGCAAGTGCAACACGGCCATGGTCAGCCTGGACAAGGTCGTGTCCGCAGCGGAACAGCATCTCGACCGCGACGCCTGGCATACCCAGCACCGCGACGGCGTGCCGGAAGCCGACGAGGTCATCCTCAAGCGCCTGATCGAGCGTCACTTCAAGCACACGGGCAGCACGCGCGCCCGTGTCCTGCTGGATGACTGGGCCGCGGCGCGCGGCAAGTTCGTGAAAGTCTTCCCGAACGAATACAAGCGCGCGCTGATCGAGATGGCAGCTGACGCCGCCATGGAAGTGCAAGCCGTCGCCGCCTGA
- a CDS encoding transposase, translating to MARLPRLIIPALPHYVIQRGSNRQNVFQDAADYAQFLSWLKTGAKMFKVAIHAYVLLPDQLHLLATPSDATGLGQLMQWLGRYYVPYFNQKYGREGALWQGRYKTSIIDPDNFFLTCCRYLECVPVQTGLAAQALDHAWSSYAHHAGVRPDPVITDHALYWALGNTPFDREAAYLRLFEQGLGSSQVKVVEQAVLKGWPLGSDAFKQALEQKMQRQVLPAKRGRPRKVVAESDDN from the coding sequence ATGGCCCGTTTGCCCCGCCTCATCATTCCAGCACTGCCCCATTACGTGATCCAGCGCGGCAGCAACCGCCAGAACGTGTTCCAGGACGCCGCCGACTACGCGCAGTTTTTGTCCTGGCTGAAAACGGGCGCAAAAATGTTCAAGGTGGCCATTCACGCCTATGTTTTATTGCCTGATCAGCTACATTTACTGGCTACGCCCAGCGATGCGACGGGCCTGGGCCAGCTGATGCAGTGGCTGGGGCGCTATTACGTGCCGTATTTCAACCAGAAATACGGTCGCGAAGGCGCCTTGTGGCAGGGACGCTACAAAACGTCCATCATCGACCCCGACAATTTCTTCCTCACTTGCTGCCGCTACCTGGAATGCGTGCCCGTGCAAACGGGCCTGGCGGCTCAGGCGCTCGACCATGCTTGGTCCAGCTATGCCCACCATGCGGGCGTGCGACCCGATCCCGTCATCACCGACCACGCGCTGTACTGGGCGCTGGGCAACACGCCGTTCGACCGCGAGGCGGCGTACCTGCGCCTGTTCGAGCAAGGCCTGGGCAGCAGCCAGGTGAAGGTCGTGGAGCAGGCTGTACTGAAGGGCTGGCCGCTCGGTTCGGACGCTTTCAAGCAGGCGCTGGAGCAGAAAATGCAGCGGCAAGTGCTGCCTGCCAAGCGCGGCCGTCCCCGCAAAGTCGTGGCCGAATCAGACGATAATTGA